Proteins encoded by one window of Sorex araneus isolate mSorAra2 chromosome 3, mSorAra2.pri, whole genome shotgun sequence:
- the CCDC47 gene encoding PAT complex subunit CCDC47 has product MKAFHAFCVVLLVLARISEAKFDDFEDEDDIVEYDDNDFAEFEDVTEDSVTESPQRVITTEDDEDETTVELEGQDESQEGDFEDADIQEGDTESEPYDDEEFEGYEDKPDTSSSKNKDPITIVDVPAHLQNSWESYYLEILMVTGLLAYIMNYIIGKNKNSRLAQAWFNTHRELLESNFTLVGDDGTNKEATSTGKLNQENEHIYNLWCSGRVCCEGMLIQLRFLKRQDLLNVLARMMRPVSDQVQIKVTMNDEDMDTYVFAVGTRKALVRLQKEMQDLSEFCSDKPKSGAKYGLPDSLAILSEMGEVTEGMMDTKMVHFLTHYADRIESVHFSDQFSGPKIMQEEGQPLKLPETKRTLLFTFNVPGSGNTYPKDMEALLPLMNMVIYSIDKAKKFRLNREGKQKADKNRARVEENFLKLTHVQRQEAAQSRREEKKRAEKERIMNEEDPEKQRRLEEAALRREQKKLEKKQMKMKQIKVKAM; this is encoded by the exons ATGAAAGCCTTCCATGCTTTCTGTGTTGTGCTTTTGGTGTTGGCAAGGATCTCTGAAGCCAAGTTCGATGATTTCGAGGATGAGGATGACATAGTAGAGTATGATGATAATGACTTTGCTGAATTTGAGGATGTCACGGAAGATTCTGTCACTGAATCTCCTCAGAGGGTAATTACCACTGAAGATGATGAAGATGAGACCACTGTGGAGTTAGAAGGGCAGGATGAAAGCCAAGAAGGGGATTTTGAGGATGCAGATATCCAG GAGGGAGATACCGAGAGTGAGCCATACGATGATGAAGAGTTTGAAGGTTATGAAGACAAACCAGACACTTCTTCTAGCAAAAATAAAGACCCAATCACAATTGTTGAT GTGCCTGCACACCTCCAAAACAGCTGGGAAagttattatttggaaattttgatgGTGACCGGACTGCTTGCCTACATCATGAATTATATCATCGGGAAGAATAAAAACAGTCGCCTCGCTCAGGCCTGGTTTAACACACACAGAGAGCTTTTGGAGAGCAACTTTACCTTAGTAG GGGATGATGGAACGAACAAAGAAGCCACGAGCACAGGGAAGCTGAACCAGGAGAATGAGCATATCTATAACCTCTGGTGTTCTGGTCGGGTGTGCTGTGAAGGGATGCTTATCCAGCTGAGG TTCCTCAAGAGACAGGACTTACTGAATGTCCTGGCCAGGATGATGAGGCCAGTTAGTGACCAAGTG caAATAAAAGTAACCATGAATGATGAAGACATGGATACCTATGTGTTTGCTGTCGGTACACGAAAAGCTTTGGTCCGACTACAGAAAGAGATGCAGGATCTG AGCGAGTTTTGTAGTGACAAACCGAAGTCTGGAGCCAAGTATGGACTGCCAGACTCCTTGGCCATCCTGTCAGAGATGGGAGAAGTGACAGAGGGAATGATGGACACTAAG ATGGTTCACTTCCTAACACACTACGCTGACAGGATTGAATCCGTTCACTTTTCAGACCAGTTCTCTGGTCCAAAAATTATGCAAGA GGAAGGCCAGCCTTTAAAGCTACCTGAAACTAAGAGAACACTACTGTTTACATTTAATG TTCCTGGCTCAGGAAACACTTACCCAAAGGATATGGAGGCTTTGCTACCCCTGATGAACATGGTGATCTATTCTATTGATAAAGCCAAAAAGTTCCGACTCAACAGAGAA GGCAAGCAGAAGGCTGACAAGAACCGTGCCCGAGTAGAAGAGAACTTCCTGAAGCTGACACATGTGCAAAGGCAGGAAGCTGCACAGTCCCGgcgagaggaaaagaaaagggcaGAGAAGGAGCGAATCATGAATGAGGAAGATCCTGAGAAACAGCGCAGGCTGGAG GAAGCTGCCTTGAGACGTGAACAAAAGAAATTGGAGAAGAAGCAAATGAAGATGAAACAAATCAAAGTGAAAGCCATGTGA